The Methylophilus sp. TWE2 region CCGCCGATGATTCGCGTACATGGCGATGTGCGTAAAATCAATTTACCTGCCATGGAGCATGCTGAAGTACACCGCATGCTGTATGACATCATGAACGACAGCCAGCGCAAGGTGTATGAAGAAACACTGGAATGCGACTTTTCGTTTGAAATTCCTGACCTCGCACGCTTCCGGGTTAACGCGTTTAACCAGCAACGCGGTGCCGGTGCGGTATTCCGTACCATTCCAAGCAAAGTGCTAACACTGGATGAGCTAAATGCCCCCAAGGTGTTCAAGGACATTGCGGATACGCCACGCGGGATTGTACTGGTGACCGGTCCGACTGGTTCTGGTAAGTCCACCACATTGGCGGCGATGATTGATTACATCAATGAAACGCAGATGTCGCACGTGCTGACTGTGGAAGACCCGATTGAATTTGTGCATACCTCGAAAAAGTCATTGATTAACCAGCGCGAAGTCGGTCCGCATACGCAATCGTTTGAAAATGCGCTGCGCTCTGCCTTGCGTGAAGACCCGGACGTGATCCTGGTGGGTGAGATGCGTGACCTGGAAACCATCCGCCTGGCACTGACCGCTGCGGAAACCGGCCACCTGGTGTTTGGTACCTTGCATACCAGCTCCGCCGCCAAAACCATAGACCGGGTGGTGGACGTGTTCCCGGCTGCTGAAAAAGAAATGGTACGTTCCATGTTATCTGAGTCTTTGCGCGCCGTTATTTCACAAACCCTGTGTAAAACCAAAGATGAGCAGGGTCGTGTGGCTGCACATGAAATCATGATGGGTACACCCGCC contains the following coding sequences:
- a CDS encoding type IV pilus twitching motility protein PilT encodes the protein MDISDLLAFSVKNKASDLHLSSGLPPMIRVHGDVRKINLPAMEHAEVHRMLYDIMNDSQRKVYEETLECDFSFEIPDLARFRVNAFNQQRGAGAVFRTIPSKVLTLDELNAPKVFKDIADTPRGIVLVTGPTGSGKSTTLAAMIDYINETQMSHVLTVEDPIEFVHTSKKSLINQREVGPHTQSFENALRSALREDPDVILVGEMRDLETIRLALTAAETGHLVFGTLHTSSAAKTIDRVVDVFPAAEKEMVRSMLSESLRAVISQTLCKTKDEQGRVAAHEIMMGTPAIRNLIRENKIAQMYSAIQTGQSMGMQTLDQNLQDLVKRNVISAAEARTKAANRDAIIG